From one Solanum lycopersicum chromosome 12, SLM_r2.1 genomic stretch:
- the LOC101250973 gene encoding acetyl-CoA carboxylase 1-like has protein sequence MSESQRRPAVIGIRGGNGYINGALPLRSPISRAEVAEFCHALGGKRPINSILIANNGMAAVKFIRSIRTWAYETFGSEKAILLVAMATPEDMRINAEHIRIADQFVEVPGGTNNNNYANVQLIVEMAEMTRVDAVWPGWGHASENPELPDALDAKGIIFLGPPATSMAALGDKIGSSLIAQAAEVPTLPWSGSHVKVPPESSLVCIPDEIYAKACVYTTEEAIASCQVVGYPAMIKASWGGGGKGIRKVHNDDEVRALFKQVQGEVPGSPIFIMKVASQSRHLEVQLLCDQYGNVAALHSRDCSVQRRHQKIIEEGPITVAPLDTVKKLEQAARRLAKCVNYVGAATVEYLYSMDTGEYYFLELNPRLQVEHPVTEWIAEINLPAAQVAVGMGIPLWQIPEIRRFYGMEHGAGYDAWRKTSIVATPFDFDKAESTRPKGHCVAVRVTSEDPDDGFKPTSGKVQELSFKSKPNVWAYFSVKSGGGIHEFSDSQFGHVFAFGESRPLAIANMVLGLKEIQIRGEIRTNVDYTIDLLHASDYRENKIHTGWLDSRIAMRVRAERPPWYLSVVGGALYKASASGAAVVSEYIGYLEKGQIPPKHISLVNSQVSLNIEGSKYTINMVRGGPGSYRLRMNESEIEAEIHTLRDGGLLMQLDGNSHVIYAEEEAAGTRLLIDGRTCLLQNDHDPSKLVAETPCKLLRYLMSDGSHVDADTPYAEVEVMKMCMPLLSPASGVIHFKMSEGQAMQAGELIASLDLDDPSAVRKAEPFLGSFPVLGPPTAISEKVHQRCAASLNAARMILAGYDHNVDDVVHNLLNCLDSPELPFLQWQECISVLATRLPKDLRLDLEAKFKEYEGISSLQNVDFPARILRGVLETHLRTCSEKEKGAQERLVEPLMSLVKSYEGGRESHARGIVHSLFQEYLSVEELFSDNLQADVIERLRLQYKKDLLKVLDIVLSHQGVKRKNKLILSLMEQLVYPNPAAYREKLIRFSQLNHTNYSELALKASQLLEQTKLSELRSSIARSLSELEMFTEEGDTMDTPKRKSAINERMEALVSAPLAVEDALVGLFDHGDHTLQRRVVETYVRRLYQPYLVQGSVRMQWHRSGLIATWQFLEEHVERKSGSGDNVMVKPLVEKHSEKKWGAMVIIKSLQLLPTVLTAALRETAHGLHAEMANGSTPPVSHGNMLHIALVGINNQMSLLQDSGDEDQAQERINKLAKILREKAVSSSLKSAGVEVISCIIQRDEGRVPMRHSFHWSAEKLYFEEEPLLRHLEPPLSIYLELEKLKVYDNIKYTPSRDRQWHLYTAVDKQSPIQRMFLRTLVRQSTSDDSLLAYQGLNQGTTHSPLALSLTSRSILRSLTSALEELELNLHNTTLKADHAHMYLYILREQEIADLLPYHKKADLNNEHKEAEVQKILEDLAHEINASVGVKMHKLGVCEWEVKLWVSSAGDATGAWRILVANVTGHTCIVHIYREVEDTRKQRVVYHSAIGNGPLNGMPVTAPYPPLDALDKKRLLARKSNSTTYCYDFPLAFEAALEKSWASHNPRTEKPKDKVLLKVTELSFADKEGSWGTPLVSVVRQPGFNDVGLVAWIMEMSTPEFPMGRKILVVANDVTHINGSFGPREDAFFQAVTDVACAQKIPLIYLAANSGARIGAAEEVKSCFKVGWSDESNPERGFQYVYLTPEDHERIKSSVIAHELKLSNGEIRWVIDTIIGNEDGLGVENLSGSGAIASAYSRAYHETFTLTYVTGRTVGIGAYLARLGMRCIQRLDQPIILTGYSALNKLLGREVYSSHMQLGGPKIMATNGVVHLTVSDDLEGISAILNWLSFVPPYCGGPLPISTPVDPPERPVEYFPETTCDPRAAISGFTDASGKWLGGIFDKESFIETLEGWARTVVTGRAKLGGIPVGIVAVETQTMKQVIPADPGQLDSHERVVPQAGQVWFPDSATKTAQALMDFNREELPLFILANWRGFSGGQRDLFEGILQAGSTIVENLRTYKQPVFVYIPMMGELRGGAWVVVDSKINSDHIEMYAERTARGNVLEPEGMIEIRFRTKEQLECMGRTDQQLINLKSKLQEAKTAGVYANVDALVKQIKTRETQLLPVYTQIATKFAELHDTSSRMASTGVIRKIVDWETSRSFFYGRLLRRVEEEMLVKTVRNAAGDQLSYKSAMGMVKSWFLDSKQGNVDAWIDDEAFFSWKNDPKNYEEQLQELRVQKVLLQLSKIGDSTLDLHALPQGLLSLLQKVEPATREHLISDLKKVLN, from the exons ATGTCGGAATCTCAAAGGAGGCCAGCGGTTATTGGGATCAGGGGTGGAAATGGGTACATCAATGGTGCACTTCCATTGAGGTCTCCAATTTCTAGAGCTGAAGTTGCTGAGTTCTGTCATGCCCTTGGCGGGAAACGGCCTATTAATAGCATCTTAATTGCAAACAATGGTATGGCAGCTGTGAAGTTTATACGTAGTATTAGGACGTGGGCGTATGAGACATTTGGTTCAGAGAAGGCAATTTTGTTGGTTGCAATGGCTACGCCTGAGGACATGAGGATAAATGCAGAACACATTAGAATAGCTGATCAGTTTGTAGAAGTTCCTGGTGGGACGAATAACAACAACTATGCTAATGTGCAGCTCATTGTGGAG ATGGCAGAGATGACTCGTGTCGATGCAGTTTGGCCTGGTTGGGGTCATGCATCAGAAAACCCTGAACTGCCAGATGCATTGGATGCAAAGGGGATCATATTTCTTGGACCACCAGCTACGTCAATGGCAGCACTAGGAGACAAAATTGGTTCATCTTTGATTGCTCAAGCTGCAGAAGTCCCCACCCTTCCTTGGAGTGGCTCCCAT GTCAAAGTTCCTCCAGAAAGCTCTTTGGTTTGTATCCCAGATGAAATATATGCTAAAGCATGCGTTTACACGACGGAAGAAGCAATTGCTAGTTGTCAAGTAGTAGGTTACCCGGCAATGATCAAGGCATCCTGGGGTGGTGGTGGTAAAGGCATAAGAAAG GTACATAATGATGACGAGGTTAGGGCACTATTCAAGCAAGTTCAGGGTGAAGTTCCTGGCTCTCCAATATTTATAATGAAAGTTGCTTCTCAG AGTCGGCATCTGGAAGTCCAGTTATTATGTGATCAATATGGCAATGTTGCAGCTTTGCACAGCCGTGATTGTAGTGTTCAAAGGCGACACCAAAAG ATTATTGAAGAGGGGCCAATTACAGTCGCTCCGCTAGACACTGTGAAAAAACTTGAGCAGGCTGCTAGAAGACTGGCCAAATGTGTCAATTACGTTGGAGCTGCCACTGTTGAGTATCTTTACAGTATGGACACTGGAGAGTACTATTTCTTGGAACTAAACCCTCGGTTACAG GTTGAACACCCTGTAACTGAATGGATAGCAGAAATAAATCTGCCAGCTGCTCAAGTTGCTGTTGGCATGGGGATTCCTCTGTGGCAAATTCCAG AAATACGGCGGTTCTATGGAATGGAACATGGTGCGGGATATGATGCTTGGAGAAAAACATCTATTGTTGCAACACCATTTGATTTTGACAAGGCTGAATCGACAAGGCCAAAAGGTCATTGTGTGGCTGTGCGTGTAACAAGTGAGGATCCCGACGATGGTTTTAAGCCTACCAGTGGTAAAGTACAG GAGCTGAGTTTTAAGAGCAAACCGAATGTGTGGGCATACTTCTCTGTCAAG TCTGGCGGTGGCATTCATGAATTTTCAGACTCTCAGTTTG gacatgtttttgcatttgGAGAGTCCAGACCCCTGGCCATTGCAAACATGGTTCTCGGACTAAAGGAAATCCAGATCCGAGGAGAGATTCGTACTAATGTTGATTACACAATTGATCTATTGCAT GCTTCAGATTATAGAGAAAATAAGATACACACTGGCTGGTTGGACAGTAGAATTGCAATGAGGGTTAGAGCAGAAAGACCTCCTTGGTATCTTTCTGTAGTTGGAGGAGCTCTTTAT AAAGCTTCTGCAAGTGGTGCGGCCGTGGTTTCTGAATATATTGGTTATCTTGAAAAGGGACAAATCCCACCCAAG CATATATCCCTTGTGAACTCTCAAGTCTCACTTAACATTGAAGGGAGCAAGTACACA ATTAATATGGTGAGGGGAGGACCAGGAAGCTACAGATTGAGGATGAATGAATCAGAGATCGAAGCAGAAATACATACTCTGCGTGACGGAGGACTGTTGATGCAG CTGGACGGGAACAGTCATGTTATATATGCAGAGGAGGAAGCAGCTGGAACTCGCCTTCTAATTGATGGAAGAACTTGCTTGCTACAG AATGATCATGATCCATCAAAGTTAGTTGCTGAGACACCCTGCAAACTTCTGAGATATTTGATGTCTGATGGTAGTCATGTTGATGCTGACACACCTTATGCAGAGGTTGAGGTGATGAAGATGTGCATGCCCCTTCTTTCACCTGCTTCAGGAGTTATCCATTTCAAGATGTCTGAAGGTCAAGCAATGCAG GCTGGTGAGCTCATAGCATCACTTGATTTAGATGATCCTTCTGCTGTAAGAAAAGCTGAGCCTTTTCTTGGAAGCTTTCCTGTTTTGGGACCTCCTACTGCTATATCTGAAAAAGTCCATCAGAGATGTGCTGCAAGTCTGAATGCAGCAAGGATGATTCTTGCCGGATATGACCATAATGTTGATGAT GTGGTTCATAACTTGTTAAATTGCTTGGACAGTCCTGAGCTTCCATTTCTACAGTGGCAAGAATGCATATCCGTGCTGGCAACACGTCTTCCGAAGGACCTCAGATTAGAC TTGGAAGCAAAATTTAAGGAATATGAGGGAATTTCCAGCTTGCAAAATGTTGACTTCCCTGCCAGAATTCTTAGAGGTGTTCTTGAG ACTCACCTAAGAACCTgctcagaaaaagaaaaaggagctCAGGAAAGACTAGTTGAACCTTTGATGAGTCTCGTCAAGTCTTATGAGGGTGGAAGAGAGAGTCATGCCCGTGGTATTGTCCATTCCCTTTTTCAGGAGTATCTATCGGTTGAAGAATTGTTTAGTGACAATCTCCAG GCTGATGTGATTGAAAGACTCCGGCTTCAATATAAGAAAGATCTCCTGAAGGTTCTCGACATAGTGCTTTCTCATCAG GGTGTTAAACGTAAAAATAAGCTTATACTTAGTCTGATGGAGCAACTGGTATATCCCAATCCTGCAGCATACAGGGAAAAACTTATTCGTTTCTCACAACTCAACCATACAAATTATTCCGAG TTGGCACTGAAGGCCAGTCAACTCCTTGAACAAACTAAACTGAGTGAATTACGTTCAAGTATTGCCAGAAGTCTTTCTGAGTTAGAGATGTTCACTGAAGAAGGTGACACTATGGATACTCCTAAGCGGAAAAGTGCCATTAATGAAAGAATGGAAGCTCTAGTGAGTGCTCCTTTAGCAGTCGAAGATGCACTTGTAGGCCTTTTCGATCACGGTGATCACACCCTTCAGAGGCGAGTTGTGGAGACCTATGTTCGTAGACTCTATCAG CCTTACCTCGTTCAAGGGAGTGTGAGGATGCAGTGGCACAGATCTGGACTAATAGCTACATGGCAATTTTTGGAAGAGCATGTTGAGAGAAAGAGTGGTTCTGGAGACAATGTGATGGTAAAACCGTTAGTTGAGAAACACAGTGAGAAAAAATGGGGAGCCATGGTTATTATCAAATCTCTCCAGCTCCTGCCAACAGTACTAACTGCTGCATTGAGGGAGACAGCACATGGCTTGCATGCCGAGATGGCAAATGGATCCACTCCACCAGTCAGTCATGGTAATATGCTGCACATTGCGTTGGTGGGCATCAACAACCAAATGAGTTTGCTTCAGGATAG TGGAGATGAAGATCAGGCTCAAGAGAGAATTAACAAGTTAGCTAAAATTTTGAGAGAGAAAGCTGTGAGCTCTAGCCTTAAAAGTGCAGGCGTAGAGGTTATCAGTTGCATCATACAGAGAGATGAAGGGAGGGTGCCTATGAGGCATTCCTTTCACTGGTCAGCAGAGAAGCTGTATTTTGAGGAGGAGCCTTTACTACGTCATCTAGAGCCTCCTCTATCCATTTACCTTGAATTG GAAAAACTTAAGGTCTATGATAATATAAAGTATACTCCATCCCGAGACCGTCAGTGGCACCTCTATACTGCTGTAGACAAGCAGAGTCCAATCCAGAGGATGTTTCTCAGAACACTTGTTAGACAATCAACATCAGATGACAGTTTACTAGCGTATCAGGGATTGAATCAGGGAACAACTCATTCCCCTCTGGCTTTGTCTCTCACCTCAAGAAGCATTTTGAGGTCCTTAACATCGGCACTGGAAGAGCTTGAACTTAATCTCCATAATACAACTCTCAAAGCTGACCATGCTCATATGTACTTGTATATTTTACGAGAGCAAGAGATAGCTGATCTGTTACCATACCATAA GAAGGCAGACCTAAATAATGAGCACAAAGAGGCGGAAGTTCAGAAAATCTTAGAAGACCTAGCGCATGAAATTAATGCATCTGTTGGTGTGAAGATGCATAAGTTAGGTGTTTGTGAGTGGGAGGTGAAACTTTGGGTGTCATCTGCAGGAGATGCAACTGGTGCTTGGAGGATTTTGGTTGCAAATGTGACAGGTCACACCTGCATTGTTCAT ATTTATCGAGAAGTTGAAGAtacaagaaaacaaagagtAGTGTATCATTCAGCCATTGGTAATGGTCCTTTGAATGGGATGCCAGTTACAGCACCATATCCACCTTTGGATGCGCTTGACAAGAAACGGCTTTTGGCTCGCAAGAGCAACAGCACGACTTACTGCTACGATTTTCCTCTG GCATTTGAAGCAGCATTGGAGAAGTCTTGGGCAAGTCATAATCCTCGAACAGAAAAGCCCAAGGACAAGGTCCTCCTGAAAGTCACAGAGTTAAGTTTTGCTGACAAAGAAGGAAGCTGGGGTACTCCTCTTGTCTCTGTGGTGCGTCAGCCTGGATTCAATGATGTCGGCTTGGTGGCATGGATAATGGAAATGTCTACTCCCGAGTTCCCTATGGGAAGGAAAATTCTTGTTGTGGCAAATGATGTCACCCACATAAATGGATCTTTTGGCCCAAGAGAAGATGCATTTTTCCAAGCAGTGACTGATGTTGCTTGCGCACAGAAAATTCCACTTATTTATTTGGCAGCAAATTCAGGAGCTCGTATTGGTGCAGCTGAGGAGGTAAAGTCTTGCTTCAAAGTTGGATGGTCTGATGAATCAAATCCTGAACGTGGTTTTCAGTATGTATACTTGACTCCTGAGGATCATGAGCGTATTAAATCTTCTGTCATTGCACATGAATTGAAGCTGTCAAATGGTGAAATTCGATGGGTGATAGACACTATTATTGGGAACGAGGATGGCCTAGGTGTTGAGAACTTAAGTGGTAGTGGAGCCATAGCAAGTGCTTATTCTCGGGCATATCATGAAACATTTACCTTGACATATGTAACTGGGAGAACTGTTGGCATAGGTGCTTATCTTGCTCGTCTTGGTATGCGATGTATACAGAGGCTTGATCAGCCAATTATTCTAACAGGTTATTCTGCACTTAACAAACTTTTGGGTCGGGAAGTTTATAGCTCCCACATGCAACTTGGTGGACCTAAAATTATGGCAACTAATGGTGTTGTTCATCTAACTGTCTCTGATGACCTCGAGGGGATATCAGCGATTTTAAATTGGCTGAGCTTCGTACCACCATATTGTGGTGGTCCACTTCCTATTTCAACTCCTGTGGATCCTCCAGAGAGACCTGTTGAGTACTTCCCAGAAACCACATGTGATCCACGAGCAGCCATATCTGGCTTCACAGATGCAAGTGGAAAGTGGTTGGGAGGCATTTTTGACAAGGAGAGCTTCATTGAGACACTGGAAGGCTGGGCAAGGACTGTTGTGACTGGCAGGGCAAAACTTGGAGGAATCCCTGTAGGAATAGTTGCTGTTGAAACCCAAACTATGAAGCAAGTTATCCCTGCGGATCCTGGACAGCTTGATTCTCACGAAAGGGTTGTCCCTCAAGCAGGGCAAGTATGGTTTCCCGACTCTGCAACTAAAACAGCTCAAGCATTAATGGACTTCAATAGAGAGGAGCTGCCCCTTTTCATTCTTGCCAACTGGAGGGGATTTTCAGGTGGACAGAGGGATCTCTTTGAAGGTATCCTTCAAGCAGGATCAACCATTGTCGAGAACCTCAGAACATACAAGCAGCCTGTTTTTGTTTACATCCCTATGATGGGTGAACTCCGTGGTGGGGCATGGGTGGTTGTGGACAGTAAGATCAATTCAGACCACATCGAAATGTATGCGGAACGGACAGCCAGGGGAAATGTCCTTGAGCCGGAAGGTATGATTGAAATTAGATTCAGAACAAAAGAACAGCTCGAGTGCATGGGTAGGACTGACCAACAGCTTATCAATCTCAAGTCAAAGCTTCAGGAAGCCAAGACCGCAGGGGTATACGCTAATGTTGATGCCCTAGTGAAGCAAATTAAAACCCGTGAGACACAGCTTTTGCCCGTATACACGCAGATAGCTACAAAGTTTGCAGAGTTACATGATACTTCGTCAAGAATGGCGTCCACGGGGGTGATCCGTAAAATAGTAGATTGGGAAACTTCTCGTTCATTCTTTTACGGACGTCTGCTTCGAAGAGTAGAGGAGGAAATGTTGGTCAAAACTGTGAGGAATGCTGCTGGTGACCAGCTTTCTTATAAATCTGCTATGGGTATGGTGAAAAGCTGGTTTTTGGATTCAAAACAAGGCAATGTAGATGCTTGGATCGATGATGAAGCCTTTTTCTCATGGAAGAATGACCCCAAGAACTATGAAGAACAACTACAAGAATTGCGGGTGCAAAAGGTACTACTTCAGCTATCGAAGATTGGTGATTCGACATTGGATTTACATGCCCTACCACAAGGTCTTCTTTCCCTCCTACAGAAG GTCGAGCCAGCAACACGAGAGCATTTGATCAGTGACCTAAAAAAGGTGCTTAATTAG
- the ST2 gene encoding sulfate transporter 2 isoform X1: MANSNADAEEKKEMDIRSFSSSQHNQTPYIHKVGVPPKQGIFKEFKTTVKETFFADDPLRSFKDQPRSRKLVLGLQAIFPILDWGRSYNLRKFRGDLISGLTIASLCIPQDIGYSKLANLDPQYGLYSSFVPPLVYAFMGSSRDIAIGPVAVVSLLLGTLLRNEIDPSKHPAEYLRLAFTATFFAGITQATLGILRLGFLIDFLSHAAVVGFMGGAAITIALQQLKGFLGIKKFTKKTDIISVMKSVFHSVEHEWNWQTILIGATFLTFLLFAKYIGKKNKKLFWVPAIAPLISVILSTFFVYITHADKRGVAIVGRIEKGINPPSVDKIYFSGDYLMKGIRTGIVAGMIALTEAVAIGRTFASMKDYQLDGNKEMVALGAMNIVGSMTSCYVATGSFSRSAVNYMAGCQTAFSNIVMSVVVFLTLEFITPLFKFTPNAILAAIIISAVLGLIDYEAAILIWKIDKFDFVACIGAFFGVVFASVEIGLLIAVTISFAKILLQVTRPRTATLGRIPRTNVYRNTQQYPEATKVPGVLIVRVDSAIYFSNSNYIKERILRWLMDEEEQRKATSDPKIQFLIVEMSPVTDIDTSGIHALEELHRSLIKRNVQLVLSNPGRVVIDKLHASKFPDQIGEDKIFLTVADAVLTCSLKLPEEV; this comes from the exons ATGGCTAATTCTAATGCTGAcgcagaagaaaaaaaagagatggATATAAGGAGTTTCTCTTCGTCGCAACACAACCAAACACCCTATATTCACAAGGTTGGAGTCCCTCCAAAGCAGGGCATATTCAAAGAGTTTAAGACTACTGTTAAGGAAACGTTCTTCGCAGATGATCCACTACGCTCTTTCAAGGATCAACCGAGGTCTAGGAAGCTTGTACTTGGTTTACAGGCCATATTTCCGATACTAGATTGGGGTAGAAGCTATAACTTAAGAAAATTCAGAGGTGATCTTATCTCTGGTCTCACCATTGCAAGCCTTTGTATTCCTCAG GACATTGGCTACTCAAAGCTTGCTAATTTAGATCCTCAGTATGGATTAT ACTCCAGCTTTGTTCCACCTCTAGTTTACGCCTTCATGGGCAGTTCAAGAGATATAGCCATAGGGCCTGTGGCTGTTGTCTCACTCTTGCTAGGAACTCTGCTCCGTAATGAAATTGATCCGAGTAAACATCCAGCCGAGTATCTGAGGCTTGCTTTCACAGCAACCTTTTTCGCTGGCATTACTCAGGCTACTCTTGGGATCCTAAG ATTGGGATTCTTGATAGACTTTCTATCTCATGCTGCTGTTGTTGGATTCATGGGTGGTGCTGCCATCACAATTGCCCTTCAGCAACTTAAAGGTTTTTTGGGCATTAAGAAGTTTACGAAGAAAACAGATATCATTTCTGTGATGAAGTCAGTGTTTCATTCAGTCGAACATGAA TGGAATTGGCAGACAATACTCATCGGAGCAACCTTTTTAACTTTCCTTTTGTTCGCGAAGTACATT ggaaagaagaataaaaagcTGTTCTGGGTACCTGCAATTGCTCCTTTGATTTCTGTCATTCTTTCGACTTTTTTTGTCTACATTACTCATGCTGATAAGAGGGGAGTTGCCATA GTAGGACGCATAGAGAAGGGAATCAATCCTCCATCTGtcgataaaatatatttcagtGGTGACTATCTCATGAAAGGGATTAGGACTGGTATTGTAGCTGGCATGATTGCATTGACG GAAGCTGTTGCAATCGGAAGAACATTTGCTTCAATGAAGGACTACCAGTTGGACGGAAACAAAGAGATGGTGGCTCTTGGAGCTATGAACATCGTTGGCTCGATGACATCCTGTTATGTAGCTACAG GTTCCTTTTCTCGATCAGCAGTAAACTACATGGCTGGCTGCCAGACCGCATTTTCCAACATTGTCATGTCTGTTGTCGTGTTCCTAACTTTGGAGTTCATAACACCTcttttcaagtttactccgaaTGCTATCCTAGCTGCTATCATCATCTCAGCTGTACTAGGCTTAATTGACTATGAAGCTGCAATTTTGATCTGGAAGATCGATAAATTTGACTTTGTTGCTTGCATCGGAGCATTTTTTGGCGTGGTCTTTGCTTCTGTTGAGATTGGTCTTTTGATCGCG GTAACAATATCATTTGCTAAGATTCTCCTCCAAGTCACGAGGCCACGAACAGCTACTCTAGGCAGGATACCGCGGACAAATGTATATAGAAACACTCAACAATACCCCGAGGCAACCAAAGTTCCTGGTGTATTGATAGTTAGAGTTGATTCTGCTATATACTTTTCAAACTCTAACTATATAAAGGAAAG GATACTGAGATGGCTGATGGATGAGGAAGAACAACGAAAAGCAACTAGTGATCCTAAAATTCAGTTCTTGATCGTTGAGATGTCAC CTGTTACTGATATTGACACCAGTGGTATCCATGCCTTGGAAGAGTTGCATAGAAGCCTAATAAAGAGAAATGTTCAG CTTGTTCTGTCGAACCCCGGGAGAGTAGTGATTGACAAGCTACATGCATCCAAATTTCCAGATCAAATTGGTGAGGACAAGATATTTCTCACAGTTGCTGATGCTGTGCTAACATGTTCATTAAAATTGCCTGAAGAAGTTTAA